In Vibrio sp. JC009, a single window of DNA contains:
- a CDS encoding sensor histidine kinase — MENSLRLLEKVQNSVSFRNKIFIFILVSMGLQLAFIGANFRSALLDTLEHQVGTRALVQAEEIASDPYLIKEVEINNVPAIEEMMNRLRKISDASFIVIGDKEGIRLSHPVTERIGLPMKGQDNDGALQRGESYISISEGSLGYSVRGKTPILDSSGSIIGVVSVGYLIDRFDEWLLTYATPLLADFSIILIITLVIGWLFSTHIKRNMNGMEPAEIAMAFHMQKSILKSVYEGLIAIDKQGKILIVNNTARELMGTDKSTSEMKKRSITDFIKQTQFFFHTPYDENLKDEMISINGTTMIANRVAIFDKELLVGWVVSFRRKEDISSLTEELTQVKQYTENLRVMRHEHENKLSTISGLIEMGFSNAALSLINNEKDRKQETTDFISSKIQCKVVAGILIGKATRARSLGLDLQFDPKCQLSDELNEKINPEELSAIIGNLLDNAFEATLNNPDSNKLISLLISDKGKELVIEVKDNGTGIDPALATSMFTRGVTSKGDDENNGIGLYLINRYVNNAGGVIMVDDNRPKGTVFSIFIPNNIPEKAEA, encoded by the coding sequence GGAGCATCAGGTAGGCACCCGGGCTCTGGTTCAGGCTGAAGAAATTGCCAGTGACCCGTATCTGATAAAAGAGGTCGAGATCAATAATGTCCCGGCTATCGAAGAGATGATGAACCGCCTGCGTAAGATCTCTGACGCCAGTTTTATCGTGATTGGTGACAAAGAGGGCATCCGTTTATCTCACCCGGTAACAGAGCGAATCGGCCTGCCGATGAAAGGCCAGGATAACGACGGCGCGCTACAGCGTGGTGAATCTTATATCTCAATCAGCGAAGGCAGTCTTGGCTATTCTGTCCGGGGTAAAACGCCTATCTTAGATTCCAGCGGTAGTATCATAGGTGTGGTCTCTGTCGGCTATCTTATCGACCGCTTTGATGAATGGCTGCTCACCTATGCAACGCCTCTTTTGGCCGACTTTTCTATTATTCTGATCATCACTCTGGTGATTGGCTGGTTGTTCTCAACTCATATTAAAAGAAATATGAATGGTATGGAGCCGGCGGAAATCGCAATGGCTTTTCATATGCAAAAGTCCATTCTGAAGTCGGTATACGAAGGCCTTATCGCCATCGATAAGCAGGGCAAAATCCTGATCGTTAACAATACCGCCAGAGAGCTTATGGGGACGGATAAAAGTACCAGCGAAATGAAAAAGCGCAGTATTACCGACTTTATCAAGCAGACCCAGTTCTTCTTCCACACACCCTATGATGAAAATCTTAAAGACGAGATGATTTCCATCAATGGCACCACAATGATTGCCAACCGCGTGGCTATTTTTGACAAGGAATTGCTGGTGGGCTGGGTGGTGAGTTTCCGCAGAAAAGAGGATATCAGTTCTCTGACAGAAGAATTGACTCAGGTGAAGCAGTACACAGAAAACCTGCGTGTTATGCGCCATGAGCATGAAAACAAGCTTTCTACCATTTCTGGCTTAATTGAGATGGGCTTTAGCAACGCAGCACTGTCTCTGATCAACAACGAAAAGGACAGAAAGCAGGAAACCACGGATTTCATCAGCTCAAAAATTCAGTGCAAAGTGGTGGCCGGAATTTTGATAGGAAAGGCAACAAGAGCACGCAGCCTTGGCCTGGACCTTCAGTTCGATCCTAAGTGCCAGCTAAGTGATGAGCTGAACGAGAAGATTAACCCGGAAGAGCTTTCAGCCATCATAGGCAACCTGCTGGACAACGCCTTTGAGGCGACGCTGAACAATCCGGACAGCAACAAGCTCATTTCTCTGCTGATCTCCGATAAGGGCAAAGAGCTGGTTATTGAAGTCAAGGACAACGGCACAGGCATAGACCCGGCACTGGCCACCTCAATGTTCACCCGGGGCGTAACCAGCAAAGGCGACGACGAAAACAACGGTATCGGCCTGTACCTGATAAACCGCTACGTAAACAACGCCGGCGGCGTAATCATGGTAGACGACAACCGCCCGAAAGGCACAGTTTTCTCAATCTTCATCCCAAACAATATACCGGAGAAAGCTGAGGCATAA
- a CDS encoding sensor histidine kinase, with amino-acid sequence MNERSSDWMGLIKTGLSFQGKVFLLILGLMTLQLGFMGLNFHQALEDTLEHQVGTRALIQAREIASDPELIQEVKARNVPAVDALINRLTKISDASFIVIGDTEGIRLSHPNKEKIGFQMQGGDNAGALERGESYISIREGSLGYGVRGKTAIFDFEGNIIGVVSVGYLLNRFDQWLLFYAKPMAYDVIILLLLTLFGAWFFASHIKNKMNGMEPAEIAMALYLQNSILKSVYEGVIAINKVGKILAVNNTALELIGTDRPATELKGRSIIEYLNQTEIFFKTPFEENLKDEIVSINGNMMIANRVAMFDKDLLIGWVVSFRRKDDINSLTAELTQIKQYTDNLRVMRHEYANKLSTISGLIEIGDSESALALINSENSRKQQLIDFISSRIQYRQIAGILLGKYSRARELGIDLQFDPTCQLAAQIENIDPNELSAIIGNLIDNAFEATLKNAESSKIISVLITDASDELVIEIADNGCGIDPKIADKMFTRGVTSKNNSEGHGIGLYLINQYVTNAGGVVMVDDAEPKGTIFSIFIPKDGNA; translated from the coding sequence ATGAATGAGCGATCATCAGACTGGATGGGACTAATAAAAACCGGCCTCTCTTTTCAGGGAAAGGTGTTTTTACTGATCCTCGGATTGATGACGCTTCAGCTTGGTTTTATGGGGCTCAATTTCCACCAGGCTTTAGAAGATACTCTGGAACACCAGGTTGGAACCCGCGCCTTAATACAGGCCCGTGAGATCGCCAGTGACCCTGAACTGATTCAGGAGGTGAAGGCCAGAAATGTCCCTGCAGTTGATGCGCTGATAAACCGGCTAACCAAAATTTCCGATGCCAGCTTTATTGTGATTGGTGACACTGAAGGGATCCGTTTATCTCACCCGAACAAAGAGAAAATCGGTTTCCAGATGCAGGGCGGGGATAATGCCGGAGCACTGGAGCGCGGTGAGTCCTACATCTCCATCAGAGAGGGAAGTCTGGGTTATGGCGTGAGAGGAAAAACCGCCATCTTTGATTTTGAAGGCAATATCATCGGCGTGGTTTCTGTGGGCTATCTGCTTAACCGTTTTGATCAGTGGCTTCTGTTTTACGCCAAACCAATGGCATACGATGTCATTATTTTGCTTCTGTTAACCCTTTTCGGCGCCTGGTTTTTTGCATCGCATATCAAAAACAAGATGAATGGTATGGAACCGGCGGAAATCGCAATGGCTTTGTACCTGCAAAATTCGATTCTGAAATCTGTCTACGAAGGCGTTATTGCCATTAATAAAGTGGGCAAAATACTGGCGGTAAACAACACCGCACTGGAGTTGATAGGAACCGATAGACCGGCTACGGAGCTAAAAGGCCGGAGCATCATAGAGTACTTAAATCAGACTGAGATCTTCTTTAAAACCCCCTTTGAAGAGAACCTGAAGGATGAGATTGTTTCCATCAATGGCAATATGATGATCGCTAACCGTGTTGCCATGTTTGATAAAGATCTGCTTATCGGCTGGGTGGTCAGTTTCCGGCGCAAGGATGACATTAACTCGCTTACCGCAGAGCTGACTCAGATAAAGCAATACACGGACAACCTGCGCGTGATGCGCCATGAGTATGCCAATAAGCTATCGACCATTTCCGGTCTGATAGAAATTGGCGACAGTGAATCGGCACTGGCACTGATCAACAGTGAGAACAGCAGAAAACAGCAGTTAATCGACTTTATCAGCTCAAGGATTCAATACCGGCAAATTGCCGGAATACTGCTTGGTAAATATTCCCGCGCAAGAGAGCTTGGAATCGATTTGCAGTTTGATCCAACCTGTCAGTTGGCTGCTCAGATAGAGAATATCGACCCTAATGAGCTGTCTGCTATCATCGGGAACCTGATTGACAATGCTTTTGAAGCGACACTGAAAAACGCCGAAAGCAGTAAAATTATTAGCGTATTGATTACCGATGCCAGTGATGAACTGGTTATTGAAATAGCCGATAACGGCTGTGGTATCGATCCGAAAATCGCAGACAAGATGTTTACCCGTGGCGTAACAAGTAAAAATAACAGTGAGGGTCACGGTATTGGTTTGTATCTGATTAATCAGTATGTCACCAATGCAGGCGGTGTTGTCATGGTTGATGACGCTGAACCAAAAGGCACCATTTTTTCAATTTTTATTCCAAAAGACGGTAATGCATAA
- a CDS encoding response regulator — protein sequence MMESIDVLIVEDEAGIAELHAQFLRQTIRFNPIGIASDLHMARTMIKVNKPDLIILDNYLPDGYGIDLLREIVAEKNSDKADVILVTASSEIETVKEAMHCGCFDYILKPVSYERLKDTLNRYLKYKSALNAYDNISQRHVDDLFNIQAKEKNANTLPKGIGELTLDKIKDVFIANQGIKFTAETLGERVGISKTTARRYLEFCSASGFLTAENEHGRVGRPERVYVKVN from the coding sequence ATAATGGAATCTATAGACGTTCTTATCGTAGAAGATGAAGCTGGTATCGCTGAATTGCATGCACAGTTCCTTAGGCAGACCATTCGCTTTAACCCAATAGGTATCGCATCTGATCTGCATATGGCCCGGACAATGATCAAGGTAAATAAGCCGGATCTGATCATTCTGGATAACTATTTGCCGGATGGGTATGGCATTGACCTGCTGCGTGAAATTGTGGCTGAGAAAAACAGTGACAAGGCCGATGTTATTCTGGTCACCGCATCCAGCGAGATTGAAACGGTAAAAGAGGCAATGCACTGCGGCTGTTTTGATTACATCTTAAAACCTGTGTCCTACGAACGGCTTAAAGATACATTAAACCGTTATCTGAAATACAAGAGTGCGCTTAATGCCTATGACAATATCAGCCAGCGCCATGTGGATGACTTGTTTAATATCCAGGCGAAGGAAAAAAACGCCAACACACTTCCTAAGGGGATTGGTGAACTGACTCTGGATAAGATAAAAGATGTGTTTATCGCAAATCAGGGCATCAAATTTACCGCAGAAACTCTGGGAGAAAGAGTCGGGATCAGTAAAACAACCGCGCGTCGTTATCTTGAATTTTGCTCTGCCAGCGGCTTTTTAACCGCTGAGAATGAGCACGGCAGAGTAGGTCGGCCAGAGCGTGTTTATGTAAAAGTTAACTGA
- the citD gene encoding citrate lyase acyl carrier protein produces the protein MIISQRSYAGTLESSDLLVEVMPADDNSLDIEITSSVEKQFAELIRNVVSETLTEMGVQAASVVVNDKGALDCVIKARVQAAVMRAAGVNEMNWSDL, from the coding sequence ATGATAATTAGTCAGCGATCATACGCTGGGACGCTGGAATCCAGTGACTTACTGGTCGAGGTTATGCCTGCCGACGACAATAGCCTGGATATCGAAATAACAAGCTCAGTTGAGAAACAGTTTGCTGAGCTGATCAGAAATGTAGTGTCAGAGACATTAACAGAAATGGGAGTACAAGCTGCTTCTGTTGTCGTTAACGACAAGGGCGCACTGGACTGTGTAATCAAAGCACGTGTACAGGCGGCAGTAATGAGAGCTGCTGGTGTAAATGAGATGAACTGGAGCGACCTATAA
- the citE gene encoding citrate (pro-3S)-lyase subunit beta, with protein sequence MSKLRRSMLFVPGSNAAMLSNSFIYTPDAIMFDLEDSVSIREKDTARALVFNALQHPLYQEMETVVRVNGLETEHGPRDVRAVVRAGVSCVRLAKTDSAQDVRDMEEHIAAAEKECGREPGSTKMLAAIESAMGINNAVEIATASDRLIGIALGAEDYVRDLRTARTPEGTELLFARCSILQAARAAGIMAFDTVYSDANNEEGFLKEAEHIKSLGFDGKSLVNPRQIEMIHNVFAPSQKEVDFANAVIEAAEEAEAQGSGVASLNGKMVDAPIIERARWTLQRAESGIKE encoded by the coding sequence ATGAGTAAATTACGCAGAAGTATGTTGTTTGTTCCGGGCTCAAATGCAGCCATGCTAAGCAACTCATTTATCTACACTCCAGACGCCATCATGTTTGATCTGGAAGACTCCGTTTCTATTCGTGAAAAAGACACAGCTCGCGCGCTGGTATTTAATGCTCTTCAGCACCCTCTGTATCAGGAAATGGAAACCGTTGTTCGTGTTAACGGCCTTGAAACTGAACATGGACCGCGTGATGTACGAGCGGTTGTTCGTGCCGGTGTCAGTTGTGTTCGTCTGGCAAAAACAGACAGCGCTCAGGATGTTCGTGATATGGAAGAACATATCGCAGCAGCTGAGAAAGAGTGTGGCCGCGAGCCGGGCAGCACAAAAATGCTGGCAGCGATTGAATCTGCTATGGGTATCAACAACGCTGTTGAAATCGCAACAGCGTCTGACCGCCTGATCGGTATCGCCCTGGGTGCGGAAGACTATGTTCGTGACCTGAGAACGGCAAGAACACCGGAAGGGACAGAGCTGCTGTTTGCCCGTTGCTCAATCCTTCAGGCTGCGCGCGCAGCTGGTATCATGGCATTTGATACGGTTTATTCCGATGCTAACAACGAAGAAGGCTTCCTAAAAGAAGCTGAACATATCAAGTCACTTGGTTTTGACGGCAAATCGCTTGTTAACCCTCGCCAGATTGAAATGATCCATAACGTATTTGCTCCTTCTCAGAAAGAAGTGGATTTTGCCAATGCAGTTATTGAAGCGGCAGAAGAGGCGGAAGCTCAGGGCTCAGGCGTAGCTTCTCTGAACGGCAAGATGGTGGATGCACCAATTATTGAACGCGCCCGCTGGACATTACAACGCGCAGAATCAGGTATTAAGGAGTAG
- the citF gene encoding citrate lyase subunit alpha, whose amino-acid sequence MRPFSDAHEITEHLLNKETKRSRKMYQSLQEAVANSGLKDGMTISFHHSFRGGDKIINMAMEVIADMGFKNLTLASSSLSAIHAPVVEHIRNGVVSKIYTSGIRGELAEQISRGLMEEPVQIHSHGGRVHLVKTGELQIDVAFIGVATSDEFGNANATTGRSRCGSLGYAMVDAEHAKNVIVLTEEIVPFPNTPASIAQDQVNAVVKVDEVGDPSKIGGDATRLTKNPRELLIARKAAEVVEHSGYFYDGFTVQTGSGGASLAVTRFLEDKMVKKNVTASFGLGGITSTMVDMHEKGLIKTLLDVQSFDSFAADSLARNPNHIEISANQYANPSSKGAAVDHLDVVILSALEIDTNFNVNVITGSDGVIRGASGGHSDTAASSNLTIVVAPLVRGRIPTVVESVLNVVTPGSQIDVLVTDHGTAVNPAREDVQQRLTAAGIPLSSVEELQQKAEMLTGKPAPIEYLDNVVGYIRYRDGSVIDVIKQVKE is encoded by the coding sequence ATGAGACCTTTCTCTGACGCTCATGAAATCACAGAGCATCTGCTGAACAAAGAAACTAAGCGCAGCCGCAAAATGTACCAATCGTTGCAGGAAGCGGTAGCAAACTCAGGCCTGAAAGACGGCATGACTATCTCTTTCCATCACTCATTCCGTGGCGGTGACAAGATCATCAACATGGCAATGGAAGTAATTGCAGATATGGGCTTTAAGAACCTGACTCTGGCTTCAAGTTCACTTTCAGCGATTCACGCACCGGTTGTTGAACACATCCGCAACGGCGTGGTAAGCAAGATTTACACTTCCGGTATCCGTGGTGAACTGGCTGAGCAGATCTCCCGTGGTCTGATGGAAGAGCCGGTACAGATTCACTCTCACGGTGGCCGTGTGCACCTGGTAAAAACCGGTGAGCTGCAAATCGATGTTGCTTTCATTGGTGTTGCGACTTCTGATGAGTTCGGTAATGCTAACGCAACAACGGGCCGTTCCCGCTGTGGTTCACTGGGCTACGCTATGGTGGATGCAGAGCACGCGAAAAACGTTATCGTTTTGACAGAAGAGATTGTTCCGTTCCCGAACACGCCTGCTTCAATTGCTCAGGATCAGGTTAACGCTGTGGTTAAAGTGGATGAGGTGGGTGACCCGTCTAAGATTGGCGGTGACGCTACCCGTCTGACTAAGAACCCTCGTGAACTGCTTATTGCCCGTAAAGCCGCAGAAGTGGTTGAACACTCTGGTTACTTCTATGACGGCTTCACTGTACAGACTGGCTCTGGCGGCGCTTCACTGGCAGTAACCCGCTTCCTTGAAGATAAGATGGTGAAGAAAAATGTAACCGCAAGCTTTGGTCTTGGCGGCATTACTTCAACCATGGTTGATATGCACGAAAAAGGTCTTATCAAGACTCTGCTTGATGTTCAGTCATTCGACTCATTTGCAGCGGACTCTCTGGCAAGAAACCCGAACCATATCGAGATTTCGGCTAACCAGTATGCGAACCCGTCATCAAAAGGTGCAGCGGTGGATCATCTGGATGTGGTTATCCTGAGTGCTCTGGAAATTGATACTAACTTCAACGTAAACGTTATTACCGGATCCGACGGTGTTATCCGTGGTGCATCTGGTGGTCACAGTGATACAGCGGCCTCTTCAAACCTGACAATTGTTGTTGCTCCACTGGTAAGAGGCCGCATCCCTACTGTTGTTGAATCTGTGCTTAACGTTGTTACTCCTGGTTCTCAGATTGACGTGCTGGTCACTGACCACGGCACAGCGGTTAACCCAGCCCGCGAAGATGTTCAGCAGCGTCTGACTGCAGCCGGTATCCCGCTAAGCAGCGTTGAAGAGTTGCAGCAAAAAGCGGAAATGCTGACAGGCAAACCAGCACCAATCGAGTATCTGGACAACGTTGTTGGCTATATTCGTTACCGTGACGGTTCAGTTATCGATGTAATCAAACAAGTTAAGGAGTAA
- the citX gene encoding citrate lyase holo-[acyl-carrier protein] synthase — translation MYSGPKVTLNQVLASRERRANRQKEWVEAHSLPLISFTINMMGEVKRNEISRVAFDQGYQTILDVCRIQDIPVVGIEKFSSDTGVELLIAAGKKDAEYVKRAMVSIEDEHPLGRLFDIDVLDDNCIAVSRDNLELPRRKCLVCDNEAKVCARSRAHQLSELKDKMSEMIHDFK, via the coding sequence TTGTACTCCGGGCCTAAAGTTACGCTTAATCAGGTTTTAGCCAGTCGTGAAAGACGGGCTAACCGCCAGAAGGAGTGGGTTGAAGCCCACTCGCTTCCTCTGATCAGCTTTACCATCAATATGATGGGCGAAGTAAAGCGAAATGAGATTTCTCGCGTCGCTTTTGATCAGGGCTATCAGACAATACTGGATGTGTGCCGTATTCAGGACATCCCTGTGGTAGGAATCGAAAAGTTCAGCAGTGATACCGGTGTTGAGTTATTGATTGCAGCCGGGAAGAAGGATGCTGAATATGTTAAACGCGCCATGGTCAGTATTGAGGATGAGCACCCTTTAGGCCGCTTATTTGACATTGATGTACTGGACGATAATTGCATAGCTGTCTCCAGGGATAACCTGGAGCTGCCACGGCGTAAATGCCTGGTATGTGATAACGAGGCTAAGGTGTGCGCGCGAAGCCGTGCTCATCAGTTATCTGAGCTGAAAGACAAGATGAGCGAGATGATCCATGATTTCAAGTAA
- the citG gene encoding triphosphoribosyl-dephospho-CoA synthase CitG, with the protein MISSNSIRWLLDDCKLYDSSASGKLELNIVELAGNLAYHAMMLEAHLTPKAGLVDCVSTGSHRDMDINTFIASSDALRPYMKQFVRAGYEMETLPSGELLPKLRRVGIEAERAMFAATNGVNTHKGMVFTLGLICGAVGWLYKKGIAYDAKNIRSVIMACCSELVSDDLTDSKKAPVTAGERLYKTYGMTGIRGEAASGYPTIFDYGLPVYEGCVADGYSEEQAMSQTLLSLMANNSDTNLVSRGGIEGLAFVQQQSKTLLEQTHSTSSDFEKSIQKLDKELINLNLSPGGSADLLAATWLLAQLNICAKSN; encoded by the coding sequence ATGATTTCAAGTAATTCTATCCGCTGGTTGCTGGATGACTGCAAGCTTTATGACTCTTCTGCCAGTGGCAAACTGGAGCTGAATATTGTTGAGCTGGCGGGAAACCTGGCTTATCACGCCATGATGCTTGAGGCGCACTTAACGCCTAAAGCAGGCTTAGTGGATTGCGTTTCAACCGGCTCTCACCGGGACATGGATATCAACACTTTTATTGCAAGCTCAGATGCACTGCGTCCTTATATGAAGCAGTTTGTCCGTGCCGGGTATGAGATGGAGACACTTCCTTCCGGTGAACTTCTGCCAAAGCTTCGCCGTGTTGGCATAGAAGCTGAGCGGGCCATGTTTGCTGCCACCAATGGCGTAAACACACATAAAGGCATGGTGTTCACTCTGGGCCTTATCTGTGGCGCGGTCGGCTGGCTTTACAAAAAAGGCATTGCCTATGATGCCAAAAATATCCGCTCAGTGATTATGGCGTGCTGCTCTGAACTGGTCTCTGACGATTTAACTGATTCGAAAAAAGCGCCGGTAACCGCGGGTGAAAGGCTTTACAAAACCTACGGTATGACAGGGATCCGTGGAGAAGCGGCCAGCGGTTATCCGACCATTTTTGATTACGGTCTTCCTGTGTATGAAGGCTGTGTGGCAGACGGCTACTCAGAAGAGCAGGCGATGTCACAGACACTGCTTTCGCTGATGGCAAATAACAGTGACACCAATCTGGTGAGCAGAGGCGGGATTGAAGGTCTGGCTTTTGTACAGCAGCAGTCAAAAACCTTGCTGGAACAGACTCACAGCACCAGCAGTGACTTTGAAAAATCTATCCAGAAACTGGATAAAGAACTGATTAACCTGAATTTAAGTCCGGGTGGCAGCGCAGATCTGCTTGCTGCGACCTGGTTACTGGCACAGCTGAATATCTGTGCAAAATCGAATTAA
- a CDS encoding DUF5718 family protein: protein MSNYICIGIIGNYFGHLSGAENVEEHPLPNGIFVIHREHEETLTTGLEAKYPQAGTNVDIEPEFVIRFNVSYEDGKVSALQARQMTIGNDYTIRKLDGSDKISQRKAWGEKSKGINRIWWDMKEFTPENYGESLKLVSYIEREGEFFCATPLVDCTQTKVFHSELEEWIIDRINNQEAEGMYEEILPSLAKQGYPQELILYTGAPNYSQWGEDNFVLRGDKVHIAAYHSEKWSDEQVQRLFKDNHKVNNDEIMCFSQEVI, encoded by the coding sequence ATGTCTAATTACATTTGTATCGGAATTATCGGTAACTATTTTGGTCACCTGAGCGGCGCAGAGAATGTTGAAGAGCATCCTTTGCCAAACGGCATCTTTGTGATACACCGTGAGCACGAGGAGACGCTGACAACAGGTCTTGAAGCCAAATACCCTCAGGCTGGCACTAATGTGGATATCGAACCTGAGTTTGTGATCCGCTTTAATGTCAGTTACGAAGACGGCAAAGTGTCAGCGCTTCAGGCCAGGCAGATGACCATAGGCAACGACTATACCATTCGTAAGCTGGATGGCTCTGATAAGATTTCACAGCGTAAAGCTTGGGGTGAAAAATCCAAGGGCATAAACCGTATCTGGTGGGACATGAAAGAGTTCACACCTGAGAACTATGGTGAATCGTTGAAGCTGGTTTCTTACATCGAAAGGGAAGGTGAGTTCTTCTGTGCCACTCCTTTGGTTGATTGTACCCAGACCAAGGTATTCCACTCCGAGCTGGAAGAGTGGATCATTGACCGTATTAATAATCAGGAAGCCGAGGGCATGTATGAAGAGATCCTGCCTTCACTTGCCAAGCAGGGATATCCGCAGGAGCTGATTCTTTATACCGGTGCGCCAAACTACTCGCAGTGGGGTGAGGATAACTTTGTGCTTCGCGGAGATAAGGTTCATATTGCGGCCTACCACTCTGAAAAGTGGAGTGATGAGCAGGTGCAAAGGCTGTTTAAAGACAATCACAAAGTGAACAATGATGAAATTATGTGCTTCTCTCAGGAAGTGATCTAA